From Paracoccus suum, the proteins below share one genomic window:
- a CDS encoding NCS1 family nucleobase:cation symporter-1 — MYNIPDASPSLINEDLAPATERRWGAFSIFNVWTSDVHSLWGYYLAASLFLLCGSLLNFVIAIGLGSLVIYGLMTLVGNAGVRTGVPFPVLARASFGTFGANAPALIRGVVACFWYGAQTAAASGALVALLLRYPDMLAFHESSHMLGHSTLEVICYVIVWALQLLIILRGMETVRRFQDWAGPAVWVMMLFLAIYLVVKSGTFSFGSEIPQDVLVKATAEAGITTAPGTWPTLMAVAATWITYFAALYLNFCDFSRYATSERAVRVGNMWGLPVNLLAFCLVAGVTTTAAYSVYGEVLLHPDQISAKFDSWFLAALAALTFVVATLGINVVANFVSASFDFSNAAPRLIDFKRGGLIAAAIALILYPWAPWETGATHFVNFIGSTMGPIFGIMMVDYYLLRQGRLNVADLYRENGEFRFNNGWHGKAFIALFIGMVFSSILPTFTSILPSWWGMYGWFFGVAIGGGTYWLLRSGDMR; from the coding sequence ACTACCTCGCAGCCTCGCTGTTCCTGCTCTGCGGCAGCCTGCTGAACTTTGTCATCGCAATCGGCCTCGGCTCGCTGGTGATCTATGGGTTGATGACGCTTGTGGGCAACGCAGGCGTGCGGACCGGCGTGCCGTTCCCGGTGCTGGCGCGGGCCTCGTTCGGTACCTTTGGGGCCAACGCCCCGGCGCTGATCCGCGGCGTCGTGGCCTGCTTCTGGTATGGCGCCCAGACCGCGGCCGCGTCAGGCGCGCTGGTGGCGCTGCTGCTGCGCTATCCGGACATGCTCGCGTTCCACGAATCCAGCCACATGCTCGGCCATTCGACGCTTGAGGTGATCTGCTACGTGATCGTCTGGGCGCTGCAGTTGCTGATCATCCTGCGCGGCATGGAAACGGTGCGCCGCTTTCAGGACTGGGCTGGACCCGCAGTCTGGGTGATGATGCTGTTCCTCGCGATCTACCTGGTGGTGAAGTCCGGCACCTTCAGCTTTGGCTCGGAGATCCCGCAGGACGTGCTGGTCAAGGCGACGGCCGAGGCCGGGATCACCACCGCGCCCGGCACCTGGCCGACGCTTATGGCCGTGGCCGCGACCTGGATCACCTATTTCGCTGCGCTCTACCTGAACTTCTGCGACTTCTCGCGTTATGCCACGTCGGAGCGCGCGGTCCGGGTCGGCAACATGTGGGGTCTGCCGGTGAACCTGCTGGCCTTCTGCCTGGTCGCGGGCGTCACCACGACCGCCGCCTATTCGGTCTATGGCGAGGTGCTGCTGCACCCTGACCAGATCAGCGCCAAGTTCGATTCGTGGTTCCTCGCGGCGCTGGCCGCGCTGACCTTTGTCGTCGCGACCCTGGGCATCAACGTGGTTGCGAACTTCGTGTCGGCCTCGTTCGACTTCTCGAACGCGGCGCCGCGTCTAATCGACTTCAAGCGGGGCGGGCTGATCGCCGCGGCCATCGCCCTGATCCTCTACCCCTGGGCGCCATGGGAGACAGGGGCGACGCATTTCGTGAACTTCATCGGCTCGACGATGGGGCCGATCTTCGGGATCATGATGGTCGATTATTACCTGCTGCGGCAGGGCCGGCTGAATGTCGCCGACCTCTATCGCGAGAATGGCGAGTTCCGGTTCAACAATGGCTGGCACGGCAAGGCGTTTATCGCGCTGTTCATCGGCATGGTCTTCAGCTCCATCCTGCCGACCTTCACATCGATCCTGCCGTCCTGGTGGGGGATGTACGGCTGGTTCTTCGGCGTCGCCATCGGCGGCGGCACCTACTGGCTGCTGCGCAGCGGGGACATGCGCTGA